A stretch of DNA from Acinetobacter sp. C26M:
AAAGGCAGCAAAGGTACATTGTCTTTCAACCTGCATGCGCTGGTCGAGCTAAAACAGGAAGAAGGTAAACTTCAACTTGCTCCAGCTAAAGAGTCGAAAGACGCTTGGATGCAAGCTGGTACTGCTCGCGCTGTATTGAACAACCTTGTAAAAGGTGTTAGCGAAGGCTTCGAACGTAAGTTACAGCTTGTTGGTGTTGGTTATAAAGCTGCGGTTAAGGGTACATCTGTAAACCTTAACCTTGGTTACTCACACCCGATTGACTACGCTTTACCTGAAGGTGTAACAGCGGAAACTCCAACTGCTACTGAAATCATTTTGAAATCAGCAAACAAGCAGTTGTTAGGTCAAGTGGCAGCGGAAATCCGTGCATACCGTTCTCCTGAACCATATAAAGGTAAAGGTGTTCGTTATTCGGATGAAGTTATTCTTCGTAAAGAAGCTAAGAAGAAATAAGGCGCGAGGTTCTTATGAACGAAAAGAAACAAACCCGTTTGCGTCGTGCGAAAAGCACACGCTTGCACATTCGTGCATTGGGTGCGACTCGTTTGTGTGTAAACCGCACGCCGCGTCACATCTATGCGCAAGTTATTTCAGCAGATGGTGGAAAAGTTTTAGCGCAAGCTTCAACTTTAGATGCATCTTTGCGTAGCGGTACTACAGGTAATGTGGATGCAGCTACGAAAGTTGGTGCTTTGATCGCAGAACGTGCTAAAGCAGCTGGTGTTACCAAAGTTGCATTTGACCGTTCTGGTTTTAAATATCATGGTCGTATCAAAGCCTTGGCTGATGCTGCTCGTGAAGGCGGCTTGGAGTTCTAATCATGGCGAAAGTTGAACAAAACGAAGGTCTCGTTGAAAAGCTGGTTGCCGTTGATCGTGTAGCCAAGGTTGTTAAAGGTGGTCGTATCTTCTCTTTCACAGCATTAACTGTTGTGGGCGATGGTAATGGTCGTGTAGGTTTTGGTCGTGGTAAAGCACGTGAAGTTCCAGCTGCTATTTCTAAAGCACTTGAAGCTGCTCGTCGTAACATGATCACTGTAGACCTTGCGGGTACTACTTTACAACACCCTGTGAATGCTCGTCATGGCGCAAGCCGTGTATACATGCAACCTGCTTCAGAAGGTACTGGCGTAATTGCTGGTGGCGCTATGCGTGCTGTTCTTGAAGCTGCAGGTGTACATAACGTACTTGCTAAATGTTATGGTTCTACAAATGCTGCTAACGTAGTAAACGCAACTTTCAAAGGTTTGCGTGATATGACTTCTCCTGAGAAAGTCGCTGCGAAACGTGGTCTTTCAGTAGAACAAATTCAAGGGTAATCAATCATGAAAACGATTAAAGTTACCCAGACTAAATCTTCTTCGCATCGTTTAAAAAATCATAAACTTTGCCTTAAAGGTTTAGGTCTGCGTCGTATTGGTCATACTGTAGAAGTGCAAGATACGCCTTCTAACCGTGGTATGGTCAACAAAGTTTACTATATGGTTAGTGTAGAGGAATAAGCCATGACTCTGCGTTTAAATGAACTTGCACCTGCAGAAGGTGCTAAGCGTGATAACCGTCGTTTAGGCCGTGGTATCGGTTCTGGCGTTGGTAAGACTGGTGGCCGTGGTGTCAAAGGTCAAAACTCACGTAAAAGTGGTGGTACTCGTCCGGGCTTTGAAGGCGGTCAAACTGCGTTATATCGTCGTTTGCCTAAATTCGGTTTCACTAGCCAAATCGCTTTGAAAACTGCTGAAGTACGTTTGTCTGAGTTGAATAAAGTTGAAGGTGATGTTGTTAGCCTTGAAACTTTAAAAGCTGCGAATGTTGTTCGTCGTGACCAAATTCGTGCTCGCATCGTTCTTTCTGGTGAAATCACTCGCGCATTCACTGTTAAAGGTGTTGTGTTGACTAAAGGCGCTAAAGCTGCTGTTGAAGCTGCTGGCGGTAAAGTCGAGGAGTAATCTCGAGTGTCTATGACTCCTAGTTCTACTGGTCATGTAAACATGATGAAAGGCCAACCATTTCATGTGAAATACCGTGAAATTATTCGTCGATTAATGTTTTTGATTGGCGCGTTATTGGTCTTTCGACTAGGAGCGCATATTCCGTTGCCGGGGATTGATAATGTAGCACTAGCTCAGTTTTTTAAAGCTAATGAAGGTACCTTCTTAGGTTTATTTAACATGTTCTCTGGTGGTGCATTAGAACGCATGTCGATTCTAGCGTTAGGGATTATGCCGTACATTTCTGCATCGATTATCGTGCAGTTAATGTCTACGGTAGTTCCTTCGCTAGAAGCTTTGAAAAAAGAAGGCGAGCAAGGCAAGCGTAAGATCAATCAATATACACGCTACGGCACCTTATTTCTTGCACTCGTGCAAGGTGTAGGGATGTGTGCTGGCCTGATTAGTCAAGGTATTACCTTAACTTCAGGCTTAGCATTCTACGTTCCAGCAGTAACTTCGTTAGTTGCGGGAACAATGTTCTTGATGTGGTTGGGCGAGCAAATTACCGAACGTGGTGTTGGTAATGGTATCTCGATGATCATTTTTGCGGGTATTGTGGCAGGTTTGCCAAATCTCGTAATTCAGTCGTTTACGTCTGTACAAAATGGTCAAGGTAGTTTAATTGGTTTAGCTGTATTCGGTTTACTCTCATTAGCCGTTTTAGCTGCGATTGTGTTTATTGAAAAAGCACAGCGTCGTATTCCAGTGAACTATGCACAGAAGCAGCAAGGTCGTCGCGTATTTACTGCACAGCAAACACACTTACCGTTAAAAATTAACATGGCAGGTGTTATTCCAGCAATTTTTGCAAGCTCATTGTTATTATTTCCAGCGAGTTTGGGACAATGGTTAGGAAGTGCTGATCCAAATGCAGGGATTGTGAAACGTAGCTTACAAGATCTGGCATTGGTGTTATCGCCTGGACAGCCGTTGTATTTAATGCTCTTTGGCGCGTTAATTATCTTCTTCTGTTATTTCTATACTGCGCTAGTATTTAGCCCGAAAGAAGTATCAGAGAATTTAAAGCGTAGCGGGGCATATGTGCCTGGTATCCGCCCAGGTGAGCAAACGGCTCGTTATTTAGATCATATTCTTAACCGTTTGACCTTCATTGGTGCAATCTACATTACCGTAGTGTGTTTAATGCCTATGGTGCTACAGAGTTCGTTCGGTATTCCATTCCATCTGGGTGGGACATCTTTACTGATTGTAGTGGTAGTGGTAATGGACTTTATGGCGCAACTCCAAGCGCACCTTACTTCGCATCAGTATGATAATCAAACGTTAATGAGAAAAACGACTGCTCATCCTAAGGGATAAGCGCACTTAGAAGGTTTCATCATGAAAGTACAAGCTTCTGTAAAGAAAATTTGTGGTAGCTGTAAAGTTATCCGTCGTAATGGGGTTATTCGCGTAATTTGTAGCGCAGAACCTCGTCATAAGCAGCGTCAAGGTTAATTTAATTAAGACCTGTTGATTTCAGTAGGCTAATTAGGTTATTATCCGCCCCTCAAGATTTTTGTGGGGCGGTTGATTATCTTGACTGCCTTTTTGGAGAAAATTGAATGGCTCGTATTGCCGGTGTAAACATTCCGGATAACAAGCATGCTGTTATCTCTCTCACGTATATTTTTGGTGTAGGTCGCCACACTGCTAAGAACATCTTGGCTGCTGTAGGTATCACTGAAACTACAAAGATTCGTGAATTAGATGATGCTCAGCTTGATGCGATTCGTGCAGAAGTTGCTAAGGTTCCGACCGAAGGTGATTTACGTCGCGAAATTTCCATGAACATTAAACGTTTAATGGATTTAGGCTGCTACCGCGGTCTTCGTCATCGTCGCAGCTTGCCTGTTCGCGGACAACGCACCAAAACTAACGCACGTACCCGTAAAGGTCCGCGCAAACCGATTAAGAAATAAGATTTCTGGAAGCTAAAAGATGGCTAAAGATACTCGCGCACGCAAGAAGGTCACTCGTACCGTCTCTGAAGGTGTCGCACACATTCACGCTTCTTTTAATAACACCATTGTTACGATTACCGATCGTCAAGGTAATGCATTGGCTTGGGCTACCTCAGGTGGACAAGGCTTCCGTGGATCACGTAAATCAACACCGTTTGCTGCTCAGGTAGCTGCTGAAGTTGCTGGTAAAGCTGCTTTAGATTACGGTTTGAAAAACTTGGACGTCCTTGTAAAAGGTCCTGGTCCTGGTCGTGAATCTGCGGTTCGTGCATTAGGTGCAGTGGGTTATAAAATTAACAGCATTACCGATGTGACTCCAATTCCGCACAACGGTTGCCGTCCACCTAAAAAACGTCGCGTGTAAGGAGAAACATTCATGGCTCGTTATATTGGTCCAAAATGCAAACTCTCTCGCCGCGAAGGGACAGACCTGCAATTAAAATCTGGCGTTAAACCATTTGACGTTAAGACTAAAAAACATGCTAAAGCTCCTGGCCAACATGGCGGAGCTCGTGGTAGCAAACAATCAGAGTACTCACTACAATTACGTGAAAAACAAAAAGTACGTCGTATGTACGGTGTGTTAGAGCGTCAATTTAGTAACTACTACAAAGAAGCTGCTCGTGTGAAAGGCGCAACAGGTGAAAACTTGTTGAAATTGCTTGAAAGCCGTCTTGATAACGTTGTTTATCGCATGGGTTTTGGTTCTACACGTGCAGAAGCTCGTCAGTTAGTATCTCACCGTAGCATCACTTTGAACGGTCGTCGTGTTAACATTGCATCTATCCAAGTTAAAGCTGGTGATGTAATTGCAGTACACGAAGGCGCTAAACAACAATTACGTATTAAAAACGCAATTGAATTAGCTGCTCAACGTGGTATCCCTGCTTGGATGGAAATTGACCATTCTAAGTTAGAAGGTACGTTTAAAGCTGCACCAGATCGTTCTGATTTACCTGCTGAAATCAACGAAAGCTTGATTGTAGAATTGTATTCTAAATAATCCTTGAGGTAGCAATAAATGACGCGTACTGCAAACGAGTTTCTAACTCCGCAAGCGATCAAGGTCGAAGCGGTGAGCGGGACCTCGGCAAAAGTGATTCTGGAACCTTTAGAGCGTGGCTTTGGTCATACTCTAGGTAATGCTTTACGTCGCATTCTATTGTCTTCTTTACCTGGCGCTGCTGTGGTTGAAGTAGAAATAGAAGGTGTCGAGCACGAGTACAGTACTTTAGAAGGCTTGCAGCAGGACATCGTCGAGCTCTTGCTGAACCTAAAAGGATTGTCTATTAAGCTGTTCGATCAAAATGAAGCATATTTGACATTAGAGAAACAAGGGGCGGGTGACGTAACTGCAGCTGACCTTCGTTTACCTCATAATGTTGAAGTGGTTAACCCTGATCATTTAATCGGTACTTTGAGTTCAACTGGTTCATTAAAAATGCGCCTTAAAGTTGCTCAAGGTCGTGGCTATGAAACATCTGACTCACGTTTCCCTGAAGGTGAAACACGTCCTGTAGGTCGTTTACAGTTAGATGCTTCTTATAGTCCAATCAAGCGTGTTTCATACACAGTAGAAAATGCTCGTGTTGAACAACGTACCGATCTTGATAAGTTAGTGATCGATCTTGAGACTAACGGAACTGTTGATCCAGAAGAAGCAATCCGCAAAGCGGCAACAATCTTGCAACAACAAATTGCAATTTTTGTTGATCTTCAGAAAGATCAAACTCCTGTTGCTCAAGAGCCTCGCGAAGAAGTTGACCCAATCTTGCTTCGTCCAGTAGATGATCTCGAGCTAACTGTTCGTTCTGCTAACTGTTTGAAGGCAGAAAATATTTACTACATTGGTGATCTTGTTCAACGTACTGAAGTGGAGTTGTTAAAAACTCCTAACTTAGGTAAAAAATCGTTAACAGAGATCAAAGATGTTTTGGCATCGAAAGGTTTACAACTCGGCATGCGTTTAGAGAACTGGCCACCAGCTAGTCTCCGTATGGATGACCGTTTTGCCTATCGTAGCCGTTAATTAAGTAGGACTATCACCATGCGTCATCGTAATAGTGGTGTGAAATTAGGCCGTACCAGCAGCCACCGTAAGGCGTTGTTTCAAAATTTAACGAATGCTTTAGTTGAGCATGAGTTAATTAAAACAACTTTACCTAAAGCGAAAGAACTTCGCCGCGTTGCTGAGCCTTTAATCACTTTAGCTAAAAACGATACAGTAGCAAACCGTCGTTTAGCGTTTGCTCGTACTCGTTCTGCAGCAACTGTTGGTAAATTATTTACCGTTCTTGGCCCTCGTTACAAAGAACGTAACGGCGGTTATCTTCGTGTTCTTAAAGCGGGCTTCCGTGCAGGTGATGCTGCACCGATGGCTTACGTTGAACTCGTTGACCGTGAAGTAAAATAATACTTCTACGTGTAGAACAGTCAGTTGTTCCAAAAAAGACCGGTGTAATAGCCGGTCTTTTTTATTATTTAATATTTAAAGAAGATCGCTTTCAGCTTTAAAAAGCTATTAATTTCTGTCTAAATCGTTATGAGCTGGTTAGATAGACTCATGATTTTCATATTTATAAAGTATGATTAAAACTCAAAGAACGAAAAACAAATTTAATTTAAAGGCGGAAAATGAAAATTTTCGGGTTCATATCTATTATTTTAGGACTAATCATTTCTATGCATACATCAGCTAATCCAACCTTCTCAAATGAGCTATTAATTAAAGCAAAGAATGGTGATTCATCAGCGCAATTAGAATTAGCAGACGTTTATATACATGGCTATGGGATTGATGAAGATGAGGTTCAAGCTGAATCTTGGGCGATGAAGTCTGCTGAAAATGGTAATGTAAATGCTATGTATTGGCTAGGCGACGGGTATGCAACATATGCAGGTTTGGTTGAAGATACAGATCCTATAGATGCTGAAGATCATTATAAAAAAGCGTTTGTTTGGTTTTTAAAGGGATCAGAACTCGATCATATTGATTCTATGGTTGGCTTAGCTAGGTTATATCGTAATGGTGAGGGTGTTACAAAAAATATTGAGCAAGCATTAGATTTACTTAAAAAATCTGCTGCTAGAGGAAGTAAAGAGGCCATGAGAGAGATGGAGTTTATGTATCAATATGGAATAGGCGTAGAACAAAATTTAGATACTGCAAAATTTTGGGAAGATAAAGCAAATGCTAATTAATCTATTTTAAGCTGTTGATTTCATTTTTGATATTTTTGTATGAGCCATTCAAGTATAAAACATTCTAGAATGGTTTTCATTTTTATGAATGTTTTAAATATTATTTTTCTAATGAACCCGAGCAGATAAGTGCCTAAACACGGCTATCTTTTCTCTTAACTAAGAGCCTCTGATAAAAG
This window harbors:
- the rpsK gene encoding 30S ribosomal protein S11; amino-acid sequence: MAKDTRARKKVTRTVSEGVAHIHASFNNTIVTITDRQGNALAWATSGGQGFRGSRKSTPFAAQVAAEVAGKAALDYGLKNLDVLVKGPGPGRESAVRALGAVGYKINSITDVTPIPHNGCRPPKKRRV
- the rpsM gene encoding 30S ribosomal protein S13, whose protein sequence is MARIAGVNIPDNKHAVISLTYIFGVGRHTAKNILAAVGITETTKIRELDDAQLDAIRAEVAKVPTEGDLRREISMNIKRLMDLGCYRGLRHRRSLPVRGQRTKTNARTRKGPRKPIKK
- the rpmD gene encoding 50S ribosomal protein L30; the encoded protein is MKTIKVTQTKSSSHRLKNHKLCLKGLGLRRIGHTVEVQDTPSNRGMVNKVYYMVSVEE
- the rpmJ gene encoding 50S ribosomal protein L36, translating into MKVQASVKKICGSCKVIRRNGVIRVICSAEPRHKQRQG
- the rplF gene encoding 50S ribosomal protein L6, producing MSRVAKAPVTVPNGVTVTQNGRQVEVKGSKGTLSFNLHALVELKQEEGKLQLAPAKESKDAWMQAGTARAVLNNLVKGVSEGFERKLQLVGVGYKAAVKGTSVNLNLGYSHPIDYALPEGVTAETPTATEIILKSANKQLLGQVAAEIRAYRSPEPYKGKGVRYSDEVILRKEAKKK
- the secY gene encoding preprotein translocase subunit SecY, which codes for MKGQPFHVKYREIIRRLMFLIGALLVFRLGAHIPLPGIDNVALAQFFKANEGTFLGLFNMFSGGALERMSILALGIMPYISASIIVQLMSTVVPSLEALKKEGEQGKRKINQYTRYGTLFLALVQGVGMCAGLISQGITLTSGLAFYVPAVTSLVAGTMFLMWLGEQITERGVGNGISMIIFAGIVAGLPNLVIQSFTSVQNGQGSLIGLAVFGLLSLAVLAAIVFIEKAQRRIPVNYAQKQQGRRVFTAQQTHLPLKINMAGVIPAIFASSLLLFPASLGQWLGSADPNAGIVKRSLQDLALVLSPGQPLYLMLFGALIIFFCYFYTALVFSPKEVSENLKRSGAYVPGIRPGEQTARYLDHILNRLTFIGAIYITVVCLMPMVLQSSFGIPFHLGGTSLLIVVVVVMDFMAQLQAHLTSHQYDNQTLMRKTTAHPKG
- the rpoA gene encoding DNA-directed RNA polymerase subunit alpha; amino-acid sequence: MTRTANEFLTPQAIKVEAVSGTSAKVILEPLERGFGHTLGNALRRILLSSLPGAAVVEVEIEGVEHEYSTLEGLQQDIVELLLNLKGLSIKLFDQNEAYLTLEKQGAGDVTAADLRLPHNVEVVNPDHLIGTLSSTGSLKMRLKVAQGRGYETSDSRFPEGETRPVGRLQLDASYSPIKRVSYTVENARVEQRTDLDKLVIDLETNGTVDPEEAIRKAATILQQQIAIFVDLQKDQTPVAQEPREEVDPILLRPVDDLELTVRSANCLKAENIYYIGDLVQRTEVELLKTPNLGKKSLTEIKDVLASKGLQLGMRLENWPPASLRMDDRFAYRSR
- the rplQ gene encoding 50S ribosomal protein L17, producing MRHRNSGVKLGRTSSHRKALFQNLTNALVEHELIKTTLPKAKELRRVAEPLITLAKNDTVANRRLAFARTRSAATVGKLFTVLGPRYKERNGGYLRVLKAGFRAGDAAPMAYVELVDREVK
- a CDS encoding tetratricopeptide repeat protein, whose protein sequence is MHTSANPTFSNELLIKAKNGDSSAQLELADVYIHGYGIDEDEVQAESWAMKSAENGNVNAMYWLGDGYATYAGLVEDTDPIDAEDHYKKAFVWFLKGSELDHIDSMVGLARLYRNGEGVTKNIEQALDLLKKSAARGSKEAMREMEFMYQYGIGVEQNLDTAKFWEDKANAN
- the rpsD gene encoding 30S ribosomal protein S4, whose translation is MARYIGPKCKLSRREGTDLQLKSGVKPFDVKTKKHAKAPGQHGGARGSKQSEYSLQLREKQKVRRMYGVLERQFSNYYKEAARVKGATGENLLKLLESRLDNVVYRMGFGSTRAEARQLVSHRSITLNGRRVNIASIQVKAGDVIAVHEGAKQQLRIKNAIELAAQRGIPAWMEIDHSKLEGTFKAAPDRSDLPAEINESLIVELYSK
- the rpsE gene encoding 30S ribosomal protein S5 → MAKVEQNEGLVEKLVAVDRVAKVVKGGRIFSFTALTVVGDGNGRVGFGRGKAREVPAAISKALEAARRNMITVDLAGTTLQHPVNARHGASRVYMQPASEGTGVIAGGAMRAVLEAAGVHNVLAKCYGSTNAANVVNATFKGLRDMTSPEKVAAKRGLSVEQIQG
- the rplO gene encoding 50S ribosomal protein L15, with amino-acid sequence MTLRLNELAPAEGAKRDNRRLGRGIGSGVGKTGGRGVKGQNSRKSGGTRPGFEGGQTALYRRLPKFGFTSQIALKTAEVRLSELNKVEGDVVSLETLKAANVVRRDQIRARIVLSGEITRAFTVKGVVLTKGAKAAVEAAGGKVEE
- the rplR gene encoding 50S ribosomal protein L18 gives rise to the protein MNEKKQTRLRRAKSTRLHIRALGATRLCVNRTPRHIYAQVISADGGKVLAQASTLDASLRSGTTGNVDAATKVGALIAERAKAAGVTKVAFDRSGFKYHGRIKALADAAREGGLEF